A section of the Drosophila sechellia strain sech25 chromosome 3L, ASM438219v1, whole genome shotgun sequence genome encodes:
- the LOC6605147 gene encoding transcription initiation factor TFIID subunit 5, whose protein sequence is MDSPLPIPILTSDEVYVISDSDDSRDDELTQLEDDKDKTKSKERQKTENESSQIKMNKWYLKEFEDEMGIEIASSDYEHEIDDHNNFKWSSSESNKVSDSDDYYSDDSPTDWINNIKNVNLCPFNKSVEDDKPMACEELPSMPVFTGPMPSMPIYDEETCQFQMVPPIIQPDLIMKGTDAEMPNELDKSDSELEKAKLNVDEDENFSDSNTSSSFSLCSLYDVDYGESDLDELHNENKCTYWEDMSLRPVDKGEVPQEELMAILKEGESLTNSMNSPNHQSDCDIDEATRTRDGSDFYEDSAQFPENMENVSLFVIKEDSVFADYEFVVKKLVKLIQSAPSHHKYEIYILLYPLLVLTYLQMMVSDKTQRARMLLVRFQDHLDDSYISRIMKLREISKPAEVPNKARKLLAGQEKVKIEMSEGAFRQLLLCTEEWTRGQQEKLLSHFQIQSYSEDDKPQQRFAIGQPLLDPICYGAPEPLYKKDYAARPFFQKRRKKRSEPQLLDDLHLPPVNRVYNPNPNKMDLLHMKNDEQYRMKLDRDNLPSTYLYTTSPSDEVVICATFSEGISMLALGTVSSKVYVFSLKPSKLVQMKEAQCLKVLDTGMAGVDKSMIDPDKKFTRRTLYGHQGPVYGCSFNPEDRFLITCSEDFSVRLWCLLSWSCVVIFPGHLAPVCFVVFAPRGYYFATASDDCTARVWMQDNRKPARILQGHLAELGVCLFHPNRHYMATGSADCTVRIWDIIKAVQVRLFRGHKGRITALTYSICGRYLVSGGDDNLIMIWDTANEILMQFFDHHKATINTMEISLDNNLLVVGGQDCQLTLWDFEQVIKNYLNRAKSRVKNQAGTQESSANHLLVSSFYTKGAPFYMIRFTRRNLLLGFCVTPRKFENDDPDVKLNQHKEEKKRELGEWLDFLDTIKLKACLDLKDEINLDTSQVEEENKT, encoded by the exons ATGGATTCACCCTTACCTATACCAATACTAACTAGTGAT GAAGTGTACGTCATTTCTGATTCCGATGATTCAAGAGATGATGAGCTTACACAACTGGAGGATGACAAggataaaacaaaaagcaaggAACGGCAAAAGACTGAGAATGAATCTAGCCAgataaaaatgaacaaatgGTATTTGAAAGAATTTGAAGACGAAATGGGAATCGAAATTGCAAGCTCCGATTATGAACACGAAATTGATGATCATAATAACTTTAAATGGAGCAGCTCAGAATCCAACAAAGTTAGTGATTCGGATGATTACTACTCAGATG ACTCGCCCACCGACTGGATTAACAATATAAAGAATGTAAATCTATGTCCATTCAATAAAAG TGTTGAAGATGACAAACCAATGGCCTGTGAAGAACTCCCCTCAATGCCAGTTTTTACTGGTCCGATGCCATCGATGCCGATTTATGACGAAGAAACCTGTCAATTTCAAATGGTGCCACCCATCATACAACCGGACTTAATTATGAAAGGAAC TGATGCAGAAATGCCAAATGAGTTGGATAAATCGGATTCTGAGTTGGAAAAAGCAAAGTTGAACGTCGATGAGGATGAAAACTTTTCGGACAGTAACACCAGTTCCAGTTTTAGTTTGTGCAGTTTATATGATGTTGATTATGGTGAAAGTGATCTTGATGAACTCCATAACGAGAATAAATGTACTTACTGGGAGGATATGTCATTACGTCCCGTTGACAAGGGCGAAGTTCCTCAAGAAGAACTAATGGCTATATTGAAGGAAGGCGAGAGTCTGACAAATTCGATGAATTCCCCAAATCATCAAAGTGATTGTGATATCGACGAAGCCACTAGGACTCGTGATGGCTCTGATTTTTACGAAGATAGTGCTCAGTTTCCGGAAAACATGGAAAATGTTAGCTTGTTTGTTATCAAAGAGGATTCGGTTTTTGCGGATTATGAATTCGTTGTAAAGAAACTTGTTAAGCTGATCCAATCGGCACCAAGTCACCACAAATACGAGATATATATCCTGTTATATCCCTTGTTGGTCCTAACTTATCTCCAAATGATGGTCAGTGATAAGACACAGAGAGCAAGGATGCTTCTGGTTCGCTTTCAAGACCATCTCGATGATTCATATATATCCAGAATTATGAAGCTAAGAGAAATTTCCAAGCCAGCAGAAGTTCCGAATAAAGCACGGAAATTATTGGCTGGCCAAGAAAAGGTAAAGATTGAAATGTCTGAGGGAGCTTTTCGACAGTTACTTCTTTGCACAGAGGAATGGACTAGAGGTCAGCAAGAAAAATTGTTGAGCCATTTTCAAATACAGTCTTATAGTGAAGATGACAAGCCCCAGCAACGATTTGCCATAGGACAGCCTCTTTTGGATCCGATATGTTATGGTGCTCCAGAACCCTTGTATAAAAAAGACTATGCCGCTCGTCCTTTTTTTCAAAAGCGCCGCAAGAAGAGGAGCGAACCACAGTTATTAGATGATCTACATTTGCCACCGGTAAATAGGGTTTATAATCCGAATCCCAACAAAATGGATTTGCTTCACATGAAGAATGATGAACAGTATCGAATGAAACTCGATCGGGACAACCTGCCATCGACTTACTTGTACACAACATCTCCTTCCGATGAGGTCGTTATTTGTGCCACCTTCTCGGAAGGCATTAGCATGTTGGCACTAGGAACTGTATCCTCTAAGGTATATGTTTTCTCTTTGAAACCCTCTAAATTGGTTCAAATGAAAGAAGCACAGTGCCTAAAAGTTCTGGACACCGGAATGGCTGGGGTTGATAAGAGTATGATAGATCCTGATAAGAAGTTCACCAGACGCACTCTTTACGGACATCAAGGACCTGTCTATGGTTGTTCCTTTAATCCAGAGGATCGCTTTCTGATCACATGTTCCGAGGATTTCAGCGTTCGCTTGTGGTGCCTTCTGTCCTGGAGTTGTGTGGTTATTTTTCCCGGCCATTTGGCACCGgtttgctttgttgtttttgcacCAAGGGGGTATTATTTCGCCACCGCATCGGATGATTGTACGGCGAGAGTTTGGATGCAGGATAATAGGAAGCCCGCCCGAATTCTTCAAGGACATCTGGCCGAGCTCGGGGTGTGCCTATTTCATCCAAATCGTCACTATATGGCCACTGGATCTGCTGATTGCACTGTTCGGATCTGGGATATTATCAAGGCTGTCCAAGTGCGCCTTTTTCGTGGTCATAAAGGCAGGATAACCGCCTTGACCTACTCAATTTGCGGTCGTTATTTGGTTTCTGGGGGCGATGACAACCTCATTATGATTTGGGACACAGCCAATGAGATTTTGATGCAGTTCTTTGATCATCATAAGGCCACGATCAACACCATGGAAATCTCTTTGGATAATAACCTATTGGTTGTGGGTGGACAGGATTGCCAGCTGACCTTGTGGGACTTTGAGCAGGTGATTAAGAATTACTTGAACAGGGCCAAGTCAAGAGTGAAAAACCAGGCGGGAACTCAAGAATCAAGTGCCAATCATTTGCTGGTTAGCTCATTTTACACCAAGGGAGCACCATTTTATATGATCCGCTTTACCCGTCGCAATCTCTTACTTGGTTTCTGTGTGACTCCTcgaaaatttgaaaatgatGACCCTGACGTAAAGCTTAATCAGCACAAGGAGGAGAAGAAAAGGGAACTCGGAGAATGGCTGGATTTTCTAGACACCATCAAATTGAAAGCTTGCTTAGATCTGAAGGacgaaattaatttggatACTTCGCAGGTAGAGGAGGAGAACAAAACTTAA
- the LOC6605148 gene encoding odorant receptor 67d translates to MLKMAKVEPVERYCKVIRMIRFCVGFCGNDVAEPNFRMWWLTYAVMAAIAFFFACTGYTIYVGVVINGDLTIILQALAMVGSAVQGLTKLLVTANNACHMREVQNTYEEIYREYGSKGDEYAKCLEKRIRITWTLLIGFMLVYIILLGLVITFPIFYLLILHQKVLVMQFLIPFLDHTTDGGHLILTAAHVILITFGGFGNYGGDMYLFLFVTHVPLIKDIFFVKLTEFNELVMKRNDFPKVRAILCDLLAWHQLYTRMLQTTKKIYSIVLFVQLSTTCVGLLCTISCIFMKAWPAAPLYLLYAAITLYTFCGLGTLVENSNEDFLSVIYTNCLWYELPVKEEKLIILMLAKAQNEVVLTAADMAPLSMNTALQLTKGIYSFSMMLMNYLG, encoded by the exons ATGctgaaaatggcaaaagttGAGCCTGTAGAGCGCTATTGTAAAGTCATTCGAATGATCCGCTTCTGCGTGGGATTTTGCGGAAACGATGTGGCTGAACCCAATTTTCGGATGTGGTGGCTCACCTACGCTGTGATGGCAGCCATTGCCTTCTTCTTTGCCTGTACAGGATATACTATTTATGTGGGAGTGGTCATCAACGGAGACCTCACCATAATCCTACAGGCATTGGCCATGGTCGGCTCGGCTGTTCAAGGACTTACTAAGCTTTTGGTAACCGCCAATAATGCTTGCCACATGCGAGAAGTTCAGAATACCTACGAGGAGATCTATAG AGAATACGGCTCTAAGGGAGATGAATATGCTAAATGCTTGGAGAAACGAATCCGTATTACATGGACTCTGTTAATCGGCTTCATGCTCGTCTACATTATCCTTTTGGGCCTTGTAATCACCTTTCCCATATTCTATTTGCTGATTCTGCACCAGAAGGTGTTGGTCATGCAATTTCTAATACCATTCCTCGATCACACCACCGATGGGGGTCACCTAATCCTCACGGCTGCCCATGTGATTTTAATTACATTCGGTGGATTTGGTAACTACGGTGGGGATATGTACTTATTTCTTTTCGTTACCCATGTGCCGTTGATCAAGGACATATTCTTTGTGAAGCTGACGGAATTTAACGAGTTGGTTATGAAAAGGAATGATTTTCCGAAAGTGAGAGCCATACTTTGCGACCTGTTGGCCTGGCATCAGCTGTATACAAG AATGCTTCAAACCACCAAGAAGATCTATTCCATAGTCTTGTTCGTTCAACTTTCCACAACTTGCGTAGGTCTTTTGTGCACCATATCTTGCATCTTTATGAAGGCCTGGCCCGCAGCTCCTCTTTACCTTTTATATGCCGCCATAACTCTCTACACCTTTTGCGGCCTGGGAACTTTAGTGGAAAATTCA AATGAGGATTTCCTAAGTGTGATCTACACGAATTGTTTGTGGTATGAGCTACCCGTTAAGGAGGAGAAACTTATTATCCTGATGCTGGCCAAGGCTCAAAATGAAGTTGTCCTTACTGCAGCCGATATGGCGCCTTTGTCAATGAACACAGCTTTGCAATTGACAAAAGGCATTTATAGTTTTAGCATGATGCTGATGAACTATTTGGGATAA